A segment of the Candidatus Eremiobacteraceae bacterium genome:
GATGCCGTCTTGGTGCACGACGTGCCCGGGTACGCCGACCACGGTGCTGTTCGGGGGCACGTCTTTGACGACCACCGCCCCCGCTGCGATCTTCGCATGCGCGCCGATGACGATCGCGCCGATGATCTTCGCGCCCGCCCCGACCACGACTCCCTCTTCCAACGTCGGATGGCGCTTGCCGTGCTGGAGGCTCGTTCCGCCAAGCGTCACGCCCTGATAGAGCGTGCAGTCGTGTCCGATCTCCGAAGTCTCGCCGATCACCACGCCCATGCCGTGATCGATGAAGCATCCGCCGGCGATCTCGGCGCCGGGATGGATCTCGACCCCTGTCCAAAAGCGCGTCACGTGCGAAAGGAAGCGCGGCAGCACCGGCACGCCCCAACGCTGGAGCGGATGGATAAAACGGTGGGCGAAGACGGCGTGAAATCCCGCATAGCAAAGCAGAACTTCGAGCCAATTGCGCGCGGCTGGGTCACGCTCAAAGCATGCCCGCCAATCGTGGGAAATCTGGGTGAATATCGACTCGTGACGCATTGGTCCATCCTGCTATCGTGTTTGCGGCCGCCGGCGGATGGCCCGCCGGCTTAAGGCAACGGGCGCCTCATGCGCCCGGTCAACAGGAGCAACAGCAGATCGAAGGCCTTGCCGGCGTCACTAATGTCATCACCAAGATGTGATTCAATCCGACGGCGGCCGGTCCTTCCACGCGAGCGCGCGCCGGACGCGGGAAGCCACGCGCGACGCCCCTAGCAAGGGCAGCAGCAGGGGCAGTTCGTGGCCGTGGTCGTTGCCGGTCACTGCCGCGCGGATGGGTCGGAAAAGAGCGCGGCCTTTCACGCCGTGGCGTACGCCGAGCGCCGCGAGCGCGTCGCGGGTCACGGCTGCAGCCCACCTGTCCGTATTTTTTTCGCACGCATCCGCGATCGACGCAAACTCTTCGAGCATTGCCCGCGCCGCTGACGGTTCGAGCGCGTCGGCGACGGCCGGATCGATCGCGAATCCATCGTCAAAGATCGCGGCCGCTTCTTTTGGAATATCGGAGAGCACGTGGACGTGCTCCGTGAGCGTGCGATCGAGCAATGCGCGCCAATGCGGGTCGTTGAATTCCGGCAGTGCGCGGACGGACTCGTCCATACCCGCCCATTGCATGACGAGGGCTATTCGCTCGTCGTCGGGCAAGCCGCGCAAGTAGTGCGCGTTGAACCACTGCAATTTGCCGTGGTCGAAAACAGCCGGACTTTTGGCGACGCGGTCGAGCGAGAAGGCGCCGACCAGTTCGGCAAGCGAGAAGAATTCGCGGTCGTCGCCTGGCGACCAGCCGAGCAGCGCGAGATAGTTGATCAGCGCCTGCGGCAAATATCCTTGCTCCCGGTATTCCGCCACCGCCGTGGCGCCGTGCCGCTTGGATAGCTTTTGGTGGTCTGGCGCGAGGATCATCGAGACGTGCGCGAACAGCGGCTGCGGGCGCTCGAGCGCCTCGTACAAAACGACCTGACGGGGCGTGTTCGGAAGATGCTCGTCGCCGCGGATCACGTGCGTGATGGCCATTTCACTGTCGTCTACGACTGCGGCGAGATTGTATGTCGGCAAGCCCTCCGATTTGACGACGACGAAGTCGCCGATCGTGCCGGCCGGAAAATGCACCGAACCGCGGATGAGATCTTCGACGTACACGTCGCGGTCCGGCATCGCAAAACGAAGCGCGGGCTTTCGGCCGGCGCGTTCGTGATCCGATCGCGCTTCCGCGGTCAGCGTGCGGCACTTGCCTGAGTAGCGCGGCGGCAATCCTTTCGCTTCTGCCGCTGCTCGTTCGGCATCGAGCTCTTGCGGCGTGCAATAACAAGGGTATGCCTTTTCGAGCTCGAGCAGGCGCGCCGCGGCGAGCGCGTAGCGGTCGCGGCGGTCGGTCTGGCGATAGGGCCCAAACGGGCCGCCGATGTCCGGCCCTTCATCCCAATCGAAACCGAGCCAGCGCAAGTCGTCTTGGATGACCGTTTCGGAGTCGGCCGACGATCTTGCCGTGTCGGTGTCTTCGGAACGGAGCACAAGCGTGCCGCCGTGTTTTCGCGCGAACAGGTAATTGAAGAGCGCCGTCCGTGCACCGCCGACATGCAGCGTACCGGTCGGCGCGGGTGCGAAGCGAACGCGGACCTTCGGGTCGTCGGCCATCATGCCCGCGCCTCCGTGCCGGCCGGGCCGCTGTTGGTCAGGATGTTCGCGATCGCGTAGGCCGCCACGCCTCGCCCTTCGCCCTCGAATCCGAGCCCTTCTGTGCGCTTGGCTTTGACGCTGACGCAATCCAGCTTTACGCCGAGGGCGCCGGCGAGATTGGACCTCATCTGCGCGACGAACGGCGCCAGCGCCGGCTCTTCGGCCACCACCGTGCAATCGACATTGCCGATGTCGAAACGCTCCGCTTTGACGAGCGAAACCGCCCGCCGGACAAGCTCGACGCTGTCGGCGCCTTTGAATCGGGGATCGCCCGCCGGAAAGTGCGTGCCGCAATCTCCGAGCGCCGCTGCGCCGAGCAATGCGTCGATCAGCGCGTGCGCCACCACGTCGCCGTCGGAGTATCCGTCCAATCCACGTTCGAACGGCACGACCACGCCGGCAAGCACCAGCGGCCGGCCGGCGACGAGCGGATGGGCGTCAAAGCCGAAGCCGACTCTCAATGCGCGGTCCGCCGTTGCGCCGCGATCTGCGCCGCGACGGTCAAATCTTCAGGCGTGGTGATCTTGATGTTGTCGTAGGAACCTTCGATGATCTGCACGTCGGTTTCGCCGGCCGCCTCCACGAGCATGGCGCAATCGGTGCCGACAAATCCGTCGCGCTCCGCCGCCTCGTGCGCGCGCATCAGCACGCCATACGCGAATGCCTGCGGCGTCTGCGCTGTCCACAGCGTCTCGCGCGCCACGGTTCGAAGAACAACGCCGCTTTCGCTCGCCTGTTTGACCGTATCTTTGACCGGCACGGCGAGAATCGCCGCGCCGTTCGGGCCGGCGGCCGCCGCGACGCGCTCGATCTGATCGGCCGTGACAAAGGGCCGCGCGCCGTCGTGCACGAGAACGATCGCGGTGTCGGTCGGTGCCGCGCGCAACGCTGAGTATACCGAATCTTGCCGGCGCACACCGCCCGCGACCACCGCTCGCACTTTCCCGCCGCCAAGCGCGCGCGCAAGGGCCGCAAAGGCGTCTCGCTCATCCGCTTCGCACGCGATGACAACGTCAGTGACAAGCGCGCAGTCCGCAATCGTCGCAAGCGACCATGCCGCGACGGGTTTGCCATCCAGTTCGTGCAGTTGTTTTCGCATGCCGAGCCGGGCGCCGCGGCCTGCTGCCGCCAGGATGGCGGTGACGCGCGTGGGCGCCATCGTCTTCAGCGCTTCACCTTGGCAAAGATCATGCGCCCTGCCGCGGTCTGCAAAACCGACGTCACTTCCACCGCCACCGCTTCGCCTTTGAGCGCGCGCCCGTTCTCCACGACGATCATCGTGCCGTCGTCGAGGTATCCCACGCCCTGATTGAGCTCTTTGCCCTCTTTGACGATGGTCACCGCCATCGCCTCGCCGGGGATCACCACCGCCTTTAGAGCGTTCGCCAGTTGATTGATGTTGAGGATCTTGACGCCTTGAAGGCTGGCCACGCGATTGAGATTGAAGTCATTGGTCAGGATATGCGCGCCCATATCGCGGG
Coding sequences within it:
- the ispF gene encoding 2-C-methyl-D-erythritol 2,4-cyclodiphosphate synthase, producing the protein MRVGFGFDAHPLVAGRPLVLAGVVVPFERGLDGYSDGDVVAHALIDALLGAAALGDCGTHFPAGDPRFKGADSVELVRRAVSLVKAERFDIGNVDCTVVAEEPALAPFVAQMRSNLAGALGVKLDCVSVKAKRTEGLGFEGEGRGVAAYAIANILTNSGPAGTEARA
- the ispD gene encoding 2-C-methyl-D-erythritol 4-phosphate cytidylyltransferase; this translates as MAPTRVTAILAAAGRGARLGMRKQLHELDGKPVAAWSLATIADCALVTDVVIACEADERDAFAALARALGGGKVRAVVAGGVRRQDSVYSALRAAPTDTAIVLVHDGARPFVTADQIERVAAAAGPNGAAILAVPVKDTVKQASESGVVLRTVARETLWTAQTPQAFAYGVLMRAHEAAERDGFVGTDCAMLVEAAGETDVQIIEGSYDNIKITTPEDLTVAAQIAAQRRTAH
- the gltX gene encoding glutamate--tRNA ligase; the protein is MMADDPKVRVRFAPAPTGTLHVGGARTALFNYLFARKHGGTLVLRSEDTDTARSSADSETVIQDDLRWLGFDWDEGPDIGGPFGPYRQTDRRDRYALAAARLLELEKAYPCYCTPQELDAERAAAEAKGLPPRYSGKCRTLTAEARSDHERAGRKPALRFAMPDRDVYVEDLIRGSVHFPAGTIGDFVVVKSEGLPTYNLAAVVDDSEMAITHVIRGDEHLPNTPRQVVLYEALERPQPLFAHVSMILAPDHQKLSKRHGATAVAEYREQGYLPQALINYLALLGWSPGDDREFFSLAELVGAFSLDRVAKSPAVFDHGKLQWFNAHYLRGLPDDERIALVMQWAGMDESVRALPEFNDPHWRALLDRTLTEHVHVLSDIPKEAAAIFDDGFAIDPAVADALEPSAARAMLEEFASIADACEKNTDRWAAAVTRDALAALGVRHGVKGRALFRPIRAAVTGNDHGHELPLLLPLLGASRVASRVRRALAWKDRPPSD
- the cysE gene encoding serine O-acetyltransferase, coding for MRHESIFTQISHDWRACFERDPAARNWLEVLLCYAGFHAVFAHRFIHPLQRWGVPVLPRFLSHVTRFWTGVEIHPGAEIAGGCFIDHGMGVVIGETSEIGHDCTLYQGVTLGGTSLQHGKRHPTLEEGVVVGAGAKIIGAIVIGAHAKIAAGAVVVKDVPPNSTVVGVPGHVVHQDGIKVAEPVFPHVDMPDPEDEAIQALVRRVDALEEKARSGEPYGGPRL